A single window of Thermocrinis jamiesonii DNA harbors:
- a CDS encoding DUF302 domain-containing protein produces MLINFETEKSVQEVRQAIEEKAKAKGFGVMSVHEVSNILKNKGVPIDYECIIVEVCSPKHASQVLSKNAFISTAMPCRIAIFQRDNKTVVSTIAPTAMLDMYNEPELKPVAEEVEKLMKEIMEESL; encoded by the coding sequence ATGTTGATAAACTTTGAAACAGAGAAAAGTGTGCAAGAGGTAAGACAGGCTATAGAAGAGAAGGCTAAGGCAAAGGGCTTTGGCGTTATGTCTGTGCATGAAGTTTCTAACATTCTAAAAAACAAAGGTGTGCCTATAGACTACGAGTGCATAATAGTGGAAGTTTGCTCTCCAAAGCACGCAAGCCAGGTGCTGTCAAAAAACGCCTTCATATCCACCGCCATGCCCTGTAGAATTGCTATCTTTCAAAGGGACAACAAAACAGTAGTTAGCACCATAGCACCTACTGCAATGCTTGACATGTATAACGAACCAGAATTAAAACCAGTGGCGGAGGAAGTAGAAAAGCTAATGAAAGAAATTATGGAAGAATCCCTTTGA